TCTTCCGCAGCCTGCGCGAGAGCGAACGCAAACTGGAGGAGGCCCAGCGCATCGGGCGCATGGGCTACTTCGAATACGACCTCGGCACCCAGAGCCTGACGCTCTCGGACGAGGCCTGCCGGATCTACGGCGTCGAGCAGCACCAGTTGTCGTCCTGGCAGGGGCGGGTCCTCGAGCTCGTGCACGCCGAGGACCGCGACACGCTGACCGGGGCGATCGCGGCTGCCGCCGGGCGCAACGGGCGGTTCGCCGTCGAGTTCCGCGCCCTTCGCCCGGACGGGGAGGTGCGGATCGTGCACAGCCGCGGCGAGGCGACCGGGGACGCGGCGCAGGGGCTGCGCGCGTTCGGGACGCTGCAGGACATCACGCAGCTGCGGAACGCGCAAGAGGCGCTGCGTGACGCCGAGGCGGCGCTCGCGCGCGCCAACCGCGTCACGACCCTCGGGGTGCTCGCCGCCTCCATCGCGCACGAGGTGAACCAGCCGCTGGGCGCCATCACGACCAGCGCTGCCTCGTGCGCGCGTTGGCTGGCGGCCGAGCCGCCGCAGATGGAGAAGGCGCGGTCGGCGCTCCAGCGCATCGGCGCCGACGGCAAGCGGGCAGCCCACGTCGTCGACCGCATTCGCGCCCTGGTGAACCGCCAGGCGCCGCGCACGGCCCGCCTCGATCTCGGCGAGGCGATCCTTGAAGTGGTCGCGCTGACGCGCAACGAAGTGCGGCGCAACGCCATCGTGCTGGACACGTCGCTGGCGCCCGACGTGCCGCCCATCGAGGGGGACCGGGTGCAGCTGCAGCAGGTGGTGCTGAACCTCATCGTCAATGCCGTCGAGGCGATGAGCGGCAGCGGCCCGGCAACCCGTGAGCTGGCGATCGCCTCCAGCTGGGACGGCGCGAACACCGTGACGGTCGAGGTGCGCGACTCGGGGCCGGGCGTCGACCCCGACCGGGCCGACCGGCTCTTCGAGCCGTTCTACACCAGCAAGGCGGACGGGATCGGGATGGGCCTGTCGATCAGCCGTTCCATCATCGAAGCCCACGGCGGGTGGCTCTCGGTGACGCCCAACCTGCCGAGCGGCGCCGTGTTCCGGTTCTCGTTGCCCGTGGACCCGCCGGTGTCCTGAGGATGCGAGTGGACCGGCCCGTCGTCTACGTGGTCGAGGACGACCCGTCGATGAGGGAGGCCGTCCAGGACCTGATCGCCTCGGTGGGCCTGGAGGCCCGCGGGTTCGCGTCGCCCCGGGAGTTCCTCCAATCGAGCCGCCCCGACGTGCCCGGCTGCCTGGTCCTGGACGTTCGCCTGCCAGGGTCCAGCGGGCTCGCCTTCCAGCAGGAACTGGCACGCGCCGGCGTCCTGCTGCCCGTCATCTTCATCACCGGCCACGGCGACATCCCGATGTCGGTGCGCGCCATCAAGGCGGGGGCGGTGGAGTTCCTCACCAAGCCTTTTCGCGACCAGGAACTGCTCGATTCGGTGCATGCCGCCATCGAGCGCGACCGTGCGCTGCGGCAGGATGCCGCAGCCCTGGAGGACCTGCGGCAACGCTTCGCCACCCTGACGCCGCGCGAGCGGGAGATCATGGCGCTGGTGATCGTCGGGCGCATGAACAAGCAGATCGCAGGCGAGCTCGGCGTGAGCGAAGTGACCGTCAAGGTCCACCGGGGGCAGATCATGCGCAAGATGCGGGCGAAGTCGCTGCCCGAGCTCGTTCGCATGGGCGACATGCTGCGCCTGGGCGGCACGTGGTCACCGTCCACCTGAGCCGGACCTTGCCTTCGCCGCCGGGCCCACCCGTCGCAGTGCGGCCTTGAGCACCTCGAGCGGGACGGGCTTGGTCAGGTGGACGGAGAAGCCCAGGTCGGATGTGCGACTGCGGGTGCCGGCATCGTCCCACGCCGTACAGGCGATCAGCAGCGGTGCAGGCCAGAGCTGTCTCAGCACGGCGGCCGCCTGGAACCCGTCCATGATGGGCATGCCCAGGTCGAGCATGACCGCGTCGTAGCGCTCGCGGCTCGCTTCCCGGACGGCCTCCAGCCCGTTGTGGGCCGTGCGGGTGCGGTGCCCCTCGAGTTCGAGCAGGATCGACAGGGCGGTCGCGGCGTCGCGGTTGTCGTCCACCACCAGGATGCGCAAGGCGCCGGGGTGCTGGCCGTCCTCAGGCATGCGCCACTCCCATGCTGCGAGCCGAACCCCGGCCGACCCAGAGCTCGGCGGCAAGCACCGCTTGCACGTGCAGGGCCTGGAGCCTCGTGTAGAGCTGCTCCAGGAGGTGCAGGGTGCGAAGTTCCGGGAACCACGACGCCAGCGTCTGCAGCTCGGCCAGCACGGCATCCCAGTCGAATGGCTGCCGGGTGCGGTGTTGCGCCAGGACGCTGCGGCAATGCTCCAGCACCTGACCCGCGCCCCCGCTGCGCTCCTTGGCCAGCATTTCCTCGATGTCGTACTTCCAGCGTGCCTGCTCCAGGGCCTTGTCGCACGACAGGAAACCCGAATCGGCCAGCGCCTGCGCGAAGGCCTCATCCAGCGCCGGCGTCCCGATCACGGCGCGCAGCACTCCGGTGGTCGATTGCGGCCCGGGCGGAATGAGCCGCGTGCGCTTGACCAGCCGCGGGACCGACCACGCCATCTCCGGTGTGATGGGCAGGACGGCCGTAGCGGCCGCAAGCGTCGTGTGCACGGCGCGCAACTGCTCGGCGCCGTCGACTTCGCACGGTGAAGGCATTGAACACTCCTCGCTCGGAAGGGTCGGGGATCCAGGCTCGCCGTCACGGCGCCCGTGTGGCGGCGGAAACCTGCCCTCGATCGCCACGGACGGGCTCCGCTGCGCCGCCAGGCCGATGCAGTCGAGCAGTTCGTCGCCGGCGAACGGCTTGGTGAGATAGGCGATCACGCCCGCCTTGAGGGCGCGCCTGCGGGTGGCCTCGTCCGGGTACGCCGTGATGAGGATGGTGGACACGCTGCCCCCGGATGCCGCGACGTGCTCGTGCAGCGCCAGCCCGCTCATCCCCGGCATGCGCATGTCCGCGACCACGCAGGCGACGCGATCCAGATGGCCCGAGTCGAGCAATTGCTGCGCAGACACGAACGTTTCGGCGTCCAGGCCCGCCGACGCGAGCAGGTCCTGTGTGGTGTCGCGGATGGACGGGTCATCGTCCACGATCGCGACGAGTGCGCTTTGCGGCATCCGTGATCCCCTTCGTGTCTCGGTTTGGAGACTACGCGTGACGGGGTCGGACAGCCATTGTGCGTGCGTCGATCGAGACTGCACGCATGGAAGCTCCGGTTGGACGGGGGAATGAGTCGCCTACGACCTTGGTATAGGTGGCGAGCGAAGCGCCTCAGGTGAGGTTCGCGAAGTTGAATGCGGCGCTTGCTGCCGGCTGCTGCCTGTTTCAGCCTCGAGATCTCCTGCATCCCCGCTGGGCTCGTGCGGTGCAGGGGTGCAGTTCGTCAGCCGGAGAATCGATGTGCCTGCTGCGCCTTACGCGCTCGCAGCACCTTTGACCACGCCATGCATCAACTTATGAGGTGAACAATCGCTTGACCGATGGGGCCATGTGAAGCTGCGATCCTCGCTCAAAGAGAGCCACTCTGGAGAAGAAGCGAGGGCCGGAGTCGGCGCGCCCAGGACCGGGCGAGCGACGCCTCTGTCGGCGCAGGCTGCAAATGCCTTCGAAAAGCTCAAATGGATCGACGGCGATCTTGCCGAGCAGTATGAAAAGACCCGTGGGGAACGGCGCAAACGCAGCCGCTAGCGCCGCGCCGGCTTGCGGGCGACAAACCCGGGCTGAACGCGCCCTTACAGGTTCGAGTGTCCGTTACGGGCATGGACGAGCAGCCCCGTGGAGACTTCCTACGTCCTAGTCAGCGACGGACTACATCTGTAGGAGCGGCCTGGGTCATCAGGGAGCTCCATGAAACCGAACGCACTACGGACCATCCAGAAGCTGAGCATGCAGGACGTCCTGCGCTTTGCGAACGACCCTCGCCTGTATCGCGTGATAGCCCTTGAGCAGTTACTTGGCGGGCGCTGGAAAGTGATGCTCCGCTCCTTCGATGAGGCGGCCAGCAAGACGCTTGTGCGGTGTGGGACCGACCAGGTTTTTGTAGTGCCGGGCGGGGCTCTCTTGCATTGAGCGGGAGGACAGCGGCTTGCGCCACTGTCGAAGGGGCGGATGCAGTCAGGCCCTACCTTGAACAGGAGCGCAAAGACCGGATTGCGCAGAGCGCCTCTCAGTCCCGGGAAGGATGCCCCACCGGGCGTGCTTCTCCCGGGTGCAGCGACTCGTGACGGCTGCGCTCGTCGTCTTGCACGCACCTGCGGTAGATCGCCTCCGCAACGCGGCGCATCAGGCCTGCGGGCTCACAAGGTTTCCTGAAGTAGCCGTCGAACCCTGCGGCCACGCATGAATCTTCCATGCCTTCGGTTCCCCAGCCCGAAACCGCGAAGACGGCAGGCTGAGCGGAGCCAGCGTCGGTGCGGATGGACGCCAGCACCTTGTAGCCGTCTTCTCCAGGCATCGCGAGGTCCAGCAGGATCACGGGAGGCCGCACCTCGTGCGCGACGTCCACCGCTGACCGGCCATCGCGCGCAGTAAGGACATCGAATCCCTCCGCCTCGAACAACATTGCCAGGGTGTCGGTGAAATCCCGGTCATCGTCCACCAGCAGGACAGTGCGCGCGCCCATAGAACCCCCCACCTCGTGGCGCAACAATATGTGACGACCAGGCAAGCGCTCTAGGGGTATGCGCGAAATGTTCGGACGTCCAGTGTTTGGGATGGTGTCATCAGCCAAGGCCTTGCTTCGAAGTCCCCGCGCATGTGGCGAACTTTGCGATGGTGCCGCATCGCCCGGGTGAATTGACCCACCGACCGCGGCAGATCACCCACCCCGGAACCGATTTGCGGAGGTTCCTCACTCGGAGTCCGCGTGCCGCTCACCGGGCGTGCTTCTTGCGTTGATTGCACCCGGCCCGGTTGCGACCAACAGCGGCTGAGGGCAGGGCGCAGCCAACCAACCCAGCAAGCGGCCGGCCCCCTCCGACTACCCAGACCTGCTCGGCGGAAGGGCGAATCTTTCGCGCGCCAGGAGTGCCAGAATCGCGACGACCGGCGACAGAACCGGGCGAGCGGGCGGAGATGTCCAGGAGAACCCAATGATCTCCAGAGACGCCATGAAGAGGTCCTCGATCGAGAGGGCCTTCACCGCGATTGCCCTGGCGCTGATGCGGTGGCGCTTGTCGCCCTTCACGACAGTGAAGCGTGCGAGGTGGCCTGGCGCCTTGCGGCAGGTCGCTGCTCTCTTCATCATCGTTCTCGGCCTCGCCGCCGGCGGCATGGCCGCTGCCGCGCCGCCTGCGCCAACTCCTCTCGGACCGGTCAACGGCGCGAACGTCACGGTGCCGGCCACCATGTCCTGGTCGGCCGTCACCGACCCGAGCGGCGCTGCCATCGCGGGCTACAACTGGAGAGTCAGTGCCTCGCCGAGCATGACGCCCTTGGTCTTCGCGGACTCGACGAACGGAACGACCACGCAGGACACCCTGAGCGGCCTCTCGCCCGGTTCGTATTTCTGGCAGGTCCAGGCGGCCGGCAGCGCGGGCGAATCGAGCGCGTGGTCGCCGGCGCAAAGCTTCAACGTCACCGGCGCCGGCCCCGGCACGCCGGGCACGCCCGTGCTTGCGCCCACGCGCGGGTATTCGACCTTCCATCCGTGGGAGAGCGTGCATTTCAGCTGGAGCGCCGTTCCAGGTGCGCCGACCTACCGCCTCGAGGTCTCGAGCGACCCCAGCTTCCCGCTGGGCACCCCGGGCGTCGTGACGTTCTGGAACGAGAACATCCGCGCGACCACCGACGGCTTCGTGCACCACCCCAGCCTGGGTGAAGGCACCTTCTATGCACGCGTGTTCGCCACCGACTCGGATTTCGTCGGGGGCATCCGCAGCCTGCCTTCCAACGTCATCCAGTACACGGTGTTCTACAACAACCCCATCGGGCCGCCGCCGGTGCTGGTGTCTCCCGTGAATGGGGAGACGCTGACGCTTCCGGTGACGCTCCGTTGGGAGCATGTCCCCAACCCGCAGGCCTCGGGCTACGTCTGGGAAGTCGCCACCGACGCGACGTTCTCGAACATCGAGGCGTTCTACAACCAGTCCACCGAGCCGTTCGCCGTCCTGCCGCCGCTCACGCCCGGACCCAAGTTCTGGCGCGTGCTCTCGCAGCATGGCCTGTCTTCGTTCGATCCACGCACGGGCGCCTCGACCAACGCCAACACAGAATGGTCCGCGACGGGACGATTCACGGTCAGCGCCGCGCCGGCTGTGCCGGTGGCGATCACGACCGTGGGCGGCGCCCTGCCGCAGTCGGTCTACGGCGGCCCCGGCCGCCATGTCGGTGTGCAGCTCAGTGGCGTGGCCCCGGCGGGCGGGGCGGCGGTCGCCATGACCAGCTCGAACCCGGCCTTGGTGCCGGTGCCGGCGACACTCACGGTGGCGGCTGGCTTCGCCGAGAACAGTGTTGCGATCCCCATCGGGCAGGTGACAGCCCCCACGGCGGTGGTGCTGACGGCGACGTTCAATGGCGCATCCATATCGCGCCAGCTGACCGTGCTGCCGCCGACACTCAACGACGATCCGTTCCAGGCGAACCCGACACGCGCCACGGGCGGAGCAGCGATGTTCGGCTATGTGGACCTGGAGGGCGGCGCCTTCCCCGGCGTTGCGCCGGCGGGAGGATTCATCGTGAACCTCTCGACCAACTCTCCGGCTGCGATCGTCCCCAACGCGGTCACGATTCCCGCGGGCTCCGTCGGCGTCGGGTTCCCCATCCAGACGAGCCCGGTGCCGACGAGCACGGTGGTCACCATCACAGCGAGCGCGGGAGGCGTGACGACGCAGTGGCCGATCACGCTGGAAGCAGCCGCTGCGCCCACGTCGTTCTTCGTCAGGCCGATGTCGACGACAAGTGGCTCCCAGGGCGTCGTCACCGCCGCGGAGGGGACAGGATTCGACCAGATCCTGCAGGTGACGAGCAGCAACCCGGCGCTGGCGCAGGTGCCCAGCGTCGTGACGGTCTTCGCCGGGAGCGGTGTCGGCTTCTTCGACATCACGACCACCCCGGTCACCGCGCAATCCATCGTGACGATCTCGGTGTCCGGAGGGGGCGTGACCCGGTCCGCTGCGCTGACGCTGCATCCGGCCTTGCCTGCGCTGACGTCGCTCACGGTGAATCCGACCACTGTCGCAGGAGGCGCTACCGCGACCGGCACCGTCCGGCTGGCGAGCGCCGCACCTGCGGGCGGGGTCGCGATCAACCTGGGGAGCAATCTTCCCCGCGCGGCCAGCGTGCCGGCGAGCGTCACCGTCCCCGCGGGTGCCACCAGCGCCACTTTCACGGTGACGACCTTCCCCAGCGCCCTGACGACCGTTCAGCTCACGGCCGCCCTCAACAACGTGTTCCAGTCCGCGGCGATCACCGTCGGCCCGTCGGCCCCGCCGCCGGGGCCGACGCTCTCGGCAGTGAGCCTCACCCCGACGAGCGTCGCGGGCGGTACGGCTTCGACCGGCAGGGTGACCCTGAGCGGCGCCGCGCCGAGCGGCGGAGCGGTGGTGACGCTCTCGGACGATTCGGCCGCGACCGCCGTGCCGTCCAGTGTCACCGTCCCCGCGGGAGCCAGCAGCGCCAGTTTCACCGTCACGACGTCGCCGGTGACGGCCGCGACCGCGGCGAGCATCTCCGCGGTCTTCGGCGGCGTGACGCGTACTGCGGCGCTCACGGTGAATGCCCCGACGTCACCACCGCCGCCGGAGGCGCCGTCCGCGCCTTCCGCGCCGACGCTGCTCTCTCCGGCCGCCGACGCAAGACCAGCGCAACCCGTCACTTTCGACTGGAGCGACGTCGCCAACGCGACCAGCTACGAGATCCAGGTCGATGATTCCTCGACCATGACGGCCCCGTTCAGGGCGAGCCGGGTGGTCAACGTTTCGCAGGCGACCATCGAAGGCCTGCCCGCGCAACGCCTGTGGTGGCGCGTGCGGGCGCAGAACTCGGCGGGTGTGTTCGGTCCGTTCTCGAGCGCGCGGCGCTTCGAGCCGCGGGCGGCTACGGCTCCCGCAGCAGCGAGCCTGTCGTCGGTGTCGGTGAACCCCGCGAGCGTGGTGGGCCCGGCCTCTTCGACCGGCACTGCGAGCTTGACTGCGCCGGCACCCTCGGGCGGTGTGGTCGTGGCCCTGGCCAGCAGCAACCCGGCAGTGGCCGCCGTTCCCGCCAGCGTCACCGTGCCGGCGGGTGCGACCAGCGCCAGCTTCGCCGTGACCACCAGCGCGGTTGCCGCGAACACCGGCGTGACGCTCACGGGGACCTACAACGGCACGAGCCGGACGGCCTCGCTCACGGTGACGCCGGCGGCCGCGCCACCGCCACCCGCGAGCCTCGCTACCTTGGCCTTGAACCCCGGCAACGTGACCGGCGGTGGGACCTCGCAGGCGAGCGTGACGTTGACAGGCCCGGCACCGGCCGGCGGAGCGGTGGTGGCGCTTTCCGACAACTCGACCGCGGCGGCGGTGCCGGCGAGCGTCACCGTGCCTGCCGGCGCCAGCAGCGCCAGTTTCACCGTCACGACGAGCCCGGTCACGGCCGCGACTGCGGCGACGATCTCCGCAGTGTTGGGCGCCGTCACCAGGACGGCGGTGCTCACGGTCAACCCGCCCGGCACCAATGCGGCCTTGACGGTGAGTGCGAGCGGACGCAGCGGAGAACGGATCACATCTAGCCCTGCGGGCATCAGTGTCACCGTCGGCAGCAGCGGCTCGGCCTCCTTTGCCACCGGAACGTCGATCACGCTGAACGCATCGAACGGCCGCGATGTGATCTGGTCGGGTGCATGCTCCAGCGGCGGCAACAAGACCAGGACCTGCACGTTGACGATCAATGGCAATGCCTCTGTCAGCGCCAACGTGCAGTAAGCCGCATCCTGGGAACCTCACTGCCGCTTGCCTGGTGCCTTGTGGCAGGAGCATCCATTCGGTCGACGTGTCGCGCAGCGACGCCTACACCGCCGCGTCCGCGCGCCGCTCCCGGATCGCACCCCCGTTCAGACTCCGCCCCAGCGCCAGCTTGCGAATGCAAGCCGCGAACGACCGCACGGCCGGCGGCTGTTTCGCGTCGCGCTTCCACAGCATCCCGGGCGTGCGCACCGGCGTCGGACTCTCCAGCGGCACGATGCGCACGTCTTCCCGCGGCGTGACGGCGTGGCTGGAGACGATCGTCGCCAGCTGCGTGCGGGCCACGATGCCGATCATGGGCGCGATCGCATTCATCTCCGCCGCCACCACCGGTTCCGCGCCGGCCGCGCGGAAGCATTCCTCCAGCATCGTGCGGGTCGCGAAGGCATGGGGCAGCAGCACCAGGTTCTGCCGGTGCAGTTCCACCATCCGCACGCGCCGGCGCTGGGCCAGCGGGTGTGAGGGCGCAACGACGAGGACCATCTCCTCGGTGTAGAGCGGCTCGAACCACAGGTGCGTGGGATCGGCGGGCTGGTAGGCGATGCCGACATCGAGTGTGGAGTCGATCAGCCGCTGGCCGATGGCATTGGCGGCGAGTTCCTCCACCGTCACCTTCACCGTGGGATTGCGCTGCAGGAACATCGCCAGGCACTCGGGGACGAAGGTGATGTTGAACGTCCCCGTGGCGCCGATGCGTACCTCGCCCGTGAGTTCATCGCCGGCGCGCATCAGGTGCGACAGGCCGTCGTCCACTTCGCGCAGCGCCTTGGACGCGTAGCCCAGGAAGCTCTCGCCGGCCTGCGTGAGCACCACGCGCTTGCCGATCCGCTCGAACAGCGGCTGGCCGACTTCGTCCTCGAGCTGTTTGATCTGGTGCGAAAGCGTCGACTGCGTTACATGCATCCGCTCGGCCGCGCGGGTGAACGACAGGCACTCGGCCAGAGACACGAAGTAGCGCAGGTGGCGCAGTTCCATAGGGTTTACCCCGGCGAATGATCGACGGCATCGATCCAAACCATCGAAATTCTTCACTACTTCCCGGTACTGTCAATCGATAGAGTCCCGGCAAGCCCAACGGAGGTGACCCATGGCCCAACTGGAATACGACACCCTCAGCATCACCGACGCGGTGATCGGCCGGCTGGCCGAGTGCCGGGACCCGCGCTTCAAGGAGGTGATGACCTCCCTCATCAAGCACCTGCATGCCTTCGCCCGCGACGTCGACCTCAAGGGCGACGAGTGGATCAAGGCCATCGAGTTCCTCACCGCCTGCGGCAAGGCCTGCGACGACAAGCGCCAGGAGTTCATCCTGCTGTCGGACACGCTGGGGCTGTCGATGCTCGTGGTCGCCCTCGAGCACGCGCGCGCGCTCAAGGGCCGCAC
The sequence above is a segment of the Ramlibacter henchirensis genome. Coding sequences within it:
- a CDS encoding response regulator transcription factor → MRVDRPVVYVVEDDPSMREAVQDLIASVGLEARGFASPREFLQSSRPDVPGCLVLDVRLPGSSGLAFQQELARAGVLLPVIFITGHGDIPMSVRAIKAGAVEFLTKPFRDQELLDSVHAAIERDRALRQDAAALEDLRQRFATLTPREREIMALVIVGRMNKQIAGELGVSEVTVKVHRGQIMRKMRAKSLPELVRMGDMLRLGGTWSPST
- a CDS encoding response regulator: MPEDGQHPGALRILVVDDNRDAATALSILLELEGHRTRTAHNGLEAVREASRERYDAVMLDLGMPIMDGFQAAAVLRQLWPAPLLIACTAWDDAGTRSRTSDLGFSVHLTKPVPLEVLKAALRRVGPAAKARSGSGGR
- a CDS encoding response regulator transcription factor, whose translation is MPQSALVAIVDDDPSIRDTTQDLLASAGLDAETFVSAQQLLDSGHLDRVACVVADMRMPGMSGLALHEHVAASGGSVSTILITAYPDEATRRRALKAGVIAYLTKPFAGDELLDCIGLAAQRSPSVAIEGRFPPPHGRRDGEPGSPTLPSEECSMPSPCEVDGAEQLRAVHTTLAAATAVLPITPEMAWSVPRLVKRTRLIPPGPQSTTGVLRAVIGTPALDEAFAQALADSGFLSCDKALEQARWKYDIEEMLAKERSGGAGQVLEHCRSVLAQHRTRQPFDWDAVLAELQTLASWFPELRTLHLLEQLYTRLQALHVQAVLAAELWVGRGSARSMGVAHA
- a CDS encoding response regulator, which codes for MGARTVLLVDDDRDFTDTLAMLFEAEGFDVLTARDGRSAVDVAHEVRPPVILLDLAMPGEDGYKVLASIRTDAGSAQPAVFAVSGWGTEGMEDSCVAAGFDGYFRKPCEPAGLMRRVAEAIYRRCVQDDERSRHESLHPGEARPVGHPSRD
- a CDS encoding beta strand repeat-containing protein, with amino-acid sequence MISRDAMKRSSIERAFTAIALALMRWRLSPFTTVKRARWPGALRQVAALFIIVLGLAAGGMAAAAPPAPTPLGPVNGANVTVPATMSWSAVTDPSGAAIAGYNWRVSASPSMTPLVFADSTNGTTTQDTLSGLSPGSYFWQVQAAGSAGESSAWSPAQSFNVTGAGPGTPGTPVLAPTRGYSTFHPWESVHFSWSAVPGAPTYRLEVSSDPSFPLGTPGVVTFWNENIRATTDGFVHHPSLGEGTFYARVFATDSDFVGGIRSLPSNVIQYTVFYNNPIGPPPVLVSPVNGETLTLPVTLRWEHVPNPQASGYVWEVATDATFSNIEAFYNQSTEPFAVLPPLTPGPKFWRVLSQHGLSSFDPRTGASTNANTEWSATGRFTVSAAPAVPVAITTVGGALPQSVYGGPGRHVGVQLSGVAPAGGAAVAMTSSNPALVPVPATLTVAAGFAENSVAIPIGQVTAPTAVVLTATFNGASISRQLTVLPPTLNDDPFQANPTRATGGAAMFGYVDLEGGAFPGVAPAGGFIVNLSTNSPAAIVPNAVTIPAGSVGVGFPIQTSPVPTSTVVTITASAGGVTTQWPITLEAAAAPTSFFVRPMSTTSGSQGVVTAAEGTGFDQILQVTSSNPALAQVPSVVTVFAGSGVGFFDITTTPVTAQSIVTISVSGGGVTRSAALTLHPALPALTSLTVNPTTVAGGATATGTVRLASAAPAGGVAINLGSNLPRAASVPASVTVPAGATSATFTVTTFPSALTTVQLTAALNNVFQSAAITVGPSAPPPGPTLSAVSLTPTSVAGGTASTGRVTLSGAAPSGGAVVTLSDDSAATAVPSSVTVPAGASSASFTVTTSPVTAATAASISAVFGGVTRTAALTVNAPTSPPPPEAPSAPSAPTLLSPAADARPAQPVTFDWSDVANATSYEIQVDDSSTMTAPFRASRVVNVSQATIEGLPAQRLWWRVRAQNSAGVFGPFSSARRFEPRAATAPAAASLSSVSVNPASVVGPASSTGTASLTAPAPSGGVVVALASSNPAVAAVPASVTVPAGATSASFAVTTSAVAANTGVTLTGTYNGTSRTASLTVTPAAAPPPPASLATLALNPGNVTGGGTSQASVTLTGPAPAGGAVVALSDNSTAAAVPASVTVPAGASSASFTVTTSPVTAATAATISAVLGAVTRTAVLTVNPPGTNAALTVSASGRSGERITSSPAGISVTVGSSGSASFATGTSITLNASNGRDVIWSGACSSGGNKTRTCTLTINGNASVSANVQ
- a CDS encoding LysR substrate-binding domain-containing protein, giving the protein MELRHLRYFVSLAECLSFTRAAERMHVTQSTLSHQIKQLEDEVGQPLFERIGKRVVLTQAGESFLGYASKALREVDDGLSHLMRAGDELTGEVRIGATGTFNITFVPECLAMFLQRNPTVKVTVEELAANAIGQRLIDSTLDVGIAYQPADPTHLWFEPLYTEEMVLVVAPSHPLAQRRRVRMVELHRQNLVLLPHAFATRTMLEECFRAAGAEPVVAAEMNAIAPMIGIVARTQLATIVSSHAVTPREDVRIVPLESPTPVRTPGMLWKRDAKQPPAVRSFAACIRKLALGRSLNGGAIRERRADAAV